The Petrotoga mobilis SJ95 genomic sequence AATAAACATACCAGAATATGCAGCATATAATTTAAAAGGCGATTGTGGCGTTCAAGCACTTTTGTTTATAACGTTGTGTAGAATTGTTGGTATTCCCGCAAAATGGCAATCGGGTCTATACGTCGATCCATATAGTATAAGTCCTCATGATTGGGCACAATTTTATGTCGAACCATTTGGATGGTGTTTTGCTGATCTCTCTTTTGGTGGCAGTTCATTAAGAAAGCAAAATGAAGAAAGATGGAACTTTTATTTTGGTAACCTTGATCCTTTTAGAATGGTTGCTAACTCAGAGTTTCACTACAATTTCTATCCTCCCAAGCATTTCTTAAGGTTGGACCCTTACGATAACCAAATTGGTGAAGCAGAATATTTCGATAAAGCTATAGATAGAGATGACTTTGAAATTATTATGGAAAAAATCGAAATACGTGAAATTTAAGTTGTCAAGGTTATTGAAAAATTTTTCATATTTTAATTATTTCGGTAATATTTGCTTTTAATTGGTCTTAATCGTTTATAATTCCTTCAGATAAGCCGTAATCGAACTTGATAAAAATCTAATTTTGTGGAATACTATTAATATGATGATTTGCGCCAAACTTGTAAACAAAAGGCTTTTATTTTTCAATTAAAGTTTATTACTTGTTTATTAAATTGAAATGTGATAAAATATATTAGAAGATTATTCAGGAAAGTATTGTTGGTATGTACAAACGCTAATAAATCTGCAAAGGAGGTAGAGGTATGAAAAAAGTTTTTATTGTTCTTATGGTTACTTTGATGGGTGTTTTCGCTTTCTCACAGGTTAAAAACCCTGATATGATCTTCGATGCAACACTAAGTGAGCCAGATACTTTAGACCCTCACCATGCTTATGACACTTCTAGTGGTGAAGTTATTTTCAACGTATATGACAACTTGATAGCATACGATGGAGAAAGTTTGTCCAAGTTTGTTCCTATGCTCGCGACAGTTGTCCCTACAGTTGAAAATGGTTATTTGAGAGATGGTGGAACAACATATGTCTTCCCAATAAGAGAAGGTGTTAAATTCCAGAACGGTAACGATTTAACCCCTGAAGATGTCGAATACACCTTCGAAAGAGCGCTGTTATACAACCCTGCTGGAGGACCAGTATGGATGTACTTAGACCCTATGTTTGGTGTTTTCAGCATTAGAACACTAGTAGAAGACTATGTAGGTGCTTCATGGGATACCATATTTGATGATGATATGAATCCAACAACTCCAGAATACGAAGAAGCTTTAGTTAATTTCTATTATGATGTAATAGATCCTGCAGTAGAAGTTCAAGGTAACGAAGTTCATGTTCATTTGGCAAGACCTTTTGCCCCATTTTTGAATGTACTTGCTTCAGGAAGTGGTTGGGGTGCGATATTAGACAAAGAATACTCTATAGAAATAGGTGTATGGGATGGAAATGCAGAAGGTTGGTGGAAGTATCACGGATGGACGAAAGAACAGTCTCCTTATTTTGATCATGCTATGGGAACTGGTCCGTATAAGTTAGTAGAATGGGATCACGCTCAACAAAGGATAACGCTCGAAAGATTCGACGATTACTGGAGAGGTCCCGCACCAATAAGAAGAGTAATTATTCAAGGTATAGACGAATGGTCAACAAGAAGAGCTATGCTTGAAACAGGCGATGCAGACATAGCTTATGTTCCTGCTCAGTATTTAGATGTTGTGCTTTCTATGGATGGTCTGACCGTTATTCCTGGTACGCCTGAGGTTTCAATTACTTCTTTAGGCTTCAATTGGCAAGTTGATCCTGAGTCCCCATACATTGGCTCTGGTCAATTGGATGGAAACGGTATTCCACCAGATTTCTTTGAAGATCATAATGTTAGATTAGGTTTCGCGTATGCCTTTGATTATGATGGTATGATAAATGAAGTCTTGAACGGTTTGGGTGAAAAAGTTCCTACCGCTTTGCCAACCGGATTCTTAGGGTATAGTGAAGATCTCCCGACATACGAATTGGATCTGCAAAAGGCTGAAAATTACTTTAAACGTGCTTACAAAGGTAGATTATGGCAAACAGGTTTCAAAATGACTATTCTTTACAATACAGGGAACGATTCAAGGAGAGTATCTGCTGAAATATTGAGAGATAATTTAGCAAAGATAAATCCTAGATTCCAAGTTGAAGTTAGAGGAGTTCAATGGCCAACTTACTTAGATGAAAGAGAAAATATGATGCTTCCTGTTTACATCATTGGTTGGGTTGCTGATTTTCCTGATCCACATAACTTTATTTTCACCTATTACCACAGTGAAGGTGATTACGGAGGGTACTACGGCGATAACTTTGCGGAATTTGCAAGCTTGCCAAGACCAGAATTTGGTGGAAAATCATTGAACAAAATGATAGAAGACGCAGCCCTTGAATCTGATCCTGCTGTAAGAGAGCAAATGTATATAGATATTCAAGAATTTGTCTTTGATTATGCTCTTGTTTTGCCTCTTTATCAGCCACAAGGGTTGAGAGTCCATCGTTCTTGGCTAAAAGGATGGATAAATAATCCAATTTGGCCCGGCGATTATTACTATAACTACACTAAAGTAGAGTAATAATTCTGCTAAGATAATGTAAAAAGAAAGTTTTTTGTAGTAAAATTTGAAGAGAGGGGTTTTCCCCTCTCTTTTTAAGTGATTACTTATTAAGTATAATTCACAGAGCGGAGGTGTCTACTTTTGACAACATACATCATCAGAAGGTTGTTATTACTACCTTTGATTATGTTAGGTGTTACTTTGATAGTTTTTTCTATGCAACAATTACTAGGACCTTTGAAACTTTTATCTACCTATGTTGATCCAAATACTTATGCAAAATTATCCGATCAAGATAAAATCGTTTTAATGGAGCAGTACGGTTTAACAGATCCTTGGCCAGTTAGATACGGCAAATGGATAGGGAATTTGTTCAAGGGTGATCTTGGTTGGTCTGTAGTGGGGAAAGAACCTGTTTTAGATGCTTTATTACACAGGTTCCCCTATACGGTAGAATTAGCACTATACGCTATTTTTCCTATAATAGGGATTGGTATATGGTTGGGGGTTACCGCTGCAGTTCATCATAACTCATTTATAGATCAGGCTATTAGAATATTTGCTTTAATAGGTTGGTCTTTGCCAGATTTTGTTTGGGCAATACTGGTCTTATTGATATTTTATATAGGTTTGGGATGGTTTCCACCAGGTAATCTGAGCTTATGGGCAGACGAAGTTGTAAAAAGTGCTACCTTTAATAATTATACTAATCTTTTGACTATAGATGCATTACTCAACGGAAGAATCGATATATTTTGGGATGCTTTAAGGCATATTTTAGGACCCATTATTGCCATTTCTTGGTTATGGTGGGCTAATCTATTGAGAATTACCCGATCTTCGATGTTGGAAGTTCTTAGAAGAGATTATATAAGAACTGCAAGATCAAAAGGTTTACCAGAAAGAGTAGTCATAAACAAACATGCCCGAAGAAATGCTCTAATTCCAGTTGTAACAACCGCAGGTCAAATGGTTATTGGTTTATTGGCAGGCGTTGTTATAGTAGAGATGGTTTTTGTTAGAACAGGTTTGGGATCATTTGCGGCAACAGCGGCTCAGACTCTAGATTATGCTTCTATAATGGGTGTTTTATTATTTACTTCTTTCATACTTATTGTTGGAAATCTTATAATCGATATATCGTATGCATTTATTGATCCAAGAATCAGGTTAGGGTGAGGTGAAAATTGTGAATGAAGAAACAAAAAGGGCTTTAAAGCGTTTTTTTACTAATCCTTCCGCCATTATTGGCTTTTCTATATTAGTTTTTTTCATAATTGTAGCAATATTTGCACCAGTGATTGCACCTCCTCAATTACCAAAAGAAAGAAACTTGGAAAGGGCCCTTGAATTAGTAAATGAAGATCCAACAGGGAATAAAGATTCTATTATTCAAGAGTTTCAAAGCTATTGGGAAGATACATATTTTTTCGCTGAAATGGATTATCAAGATATGTCAAGATTGATGGAAAGTGTTGAAAAGTTTGAAGATGGAGAGATTGAAAAAGAAGTATTAAAATCTCAAATTGAAGAATTAGTTGATATGTACGTTCTAAATAGGTCCTACTATGAAGATTTTGATGAAGATACCAATGGAGTAATTAGAAGGTTGAGAAATGAATATGAAAGTGTTGTAGAAAGATATGAAAGGTCTTTACAACTTTCTGAAATGATCAGTGATCTCCAGTCACTCGAAGGACAAGATTTCAAAAATGAAGCTTTAAACGTTTATGAAACCTTAAACAAAGATTTTTTGAACTCAATTGATTTTGACCCTTTCATGATCCCCAACGCAGTTTCAACATTAGAACCTATACCACCATCTCCTGAACATCCCTTTGGGATAGTAAATCAAAAGGATATTTTTTATGGTGTTGTATGGGGAACTAGAACCGCTTTTCAGATAGGGTTGGTGGTAGTTTTAATTTCAACCGCTGTTGGGCTTTTTATTGGTTCAGTAGCTGCCTATTTTGGTGGTTGGCTTGAAGAAGTTTTGATGAGAATTACAGATATTTTTATGTCCATACCTTTTATGCTTGCAGCTATGGTTTTAACAACTATTTTAGGTCTTGGAGTTAGAAATATGATGATTGCTTTGATAATTTTTGGGTGGATGGTTACGGCAAGATTGATCAGAGGGAACATACTTCAAGCCAAAAACGAGCAATACGTAATGGCTGCAAAAGCTCTTGGGGTAAGAGACGCGGCAATTATAGTTAAACATATCTTACCTAATACGATATTTCCAGTTTTGATAAACGCTACCATGAGGATTGGATCGATGGTTATCACTGCCGCAGCTTTGAGTTTCTTGGGTTTAGGTGCTCCACAAGGATACGCGGATTGGGGATCTATATTATCGTATTCAAGAGACTGGATCATTGGAGGTACAAGTCCGGGTCAATACTGGTTCACGATCTTGTATCCTGGTGTGGCTATGATTCTTTTTGTCATGGGGTGGAATTTACTGGGAGATGCCCTAAGAGATGTCTTTGATCCAAGAATGAGACGATAAAGTGAGAGGAGGAAGTTTTTTGAAAGATAATAATAGCGAACCTATACTTCGTGTTAATAATTTGCATGTTCATTTTAAAACAGAGGACGGAATAATAAAGGCCGTCAATGGTGCAAGTTTTGAGCTTTATCCAGGTGAGACTTTGGCAATAGTGGGAGAGTCTGGTTCAGGCAAAACAGTTACTGCGTTAAGCACTATAAGGCTACTAGACGAAAACGGATGGATCGCTGAAGGAGAAATAAAGTACAAAGATACTGATGTTTTATCTTTATCGGACAACCATCTCAGAAGGATACGCGGTAAAGAGATTTCCATGATCTTCCAAGAACCTATGACTGCACTTAACCCAGTTTACACTGTTGGGGAGCAGATCATGGAATCTCTTGAACTACATCTTAATATGAACGAAAAAGAAGGTAAAAAAAGAGCGATTGATTTATTAAGAAAGGTCGGCATTCCCGAACCAGAAAGGCGAATAGATCAATATCCTCACGAATTGTCTGGTGGAATGAGACAGAGAGCTATGATCGCTATGGCGTTAGCTTGCAACCCTTCCATTCTTATAGCAGATGAACCAACTACCGCATTGGATGTTACCATTCAGGCACAGATACTGGAACTTATGAAGGATTTACAAAATGAATTTAAAATGTCCATAATTTTTATCACACATGATCTGGGAGTAATTGCTGAAATGGCTGACAGGGCATTAGTTATGTATGGTGGTGAAGTGGTTGAAAGTG encodes the following:
- a CDS encoding ABC transporter permease, whose amino-acid sequence is MTTYIIRRLLLLPLIMLGVTLIVFSMQQLLGPLKLLSTYVDPNTYAKLSDQDKIVLMEQYGLTDPWPVRYGKWIGNLFKGDLGWSVVGKEPVLDALLHRFPYTVELALYAIFPIIGIGIWLGVTAAVHHNSFIDQAIRIFALIGWSLPDFVWAILVLLIFYIGLGWFPPGNLSLWADEVVKSATFNNYTNLLTIDALLNGRIDIFWDALRHILGPIIAISWLWWANLLRITRSSMLEVLRRDYIRTARSKGLPERVVINKHARRNALIPVVTTAGQMVIGLLAGVVIVEMVFVRTGLGSFAATAAQTLDYASIMGVLLFTSFILIVGNLIIDISYAFIDPRIRLG
- a CDS encoding ABC transporter substrate-binding protein; the encoded protein is MKKVFIVLMVTLMGVFAFSQVKNPDMIFDATLSEPDTLDPHHAYDTSSGEVIFNVYDNLIAYDGESLSKFVPMLATVVPTVENGYLRDGGTTYVFPIREGVKFQNGNDLTPEDVEYTFERALLYNPAGGPVWMYLDPMFGVFSIRTLVEDYVGASWDTIFDDDMNPTTPEYEEALVNFYYDVIDPAVEVQGNEVHVHLARPFAPFLNVLASGSGWGAILDKEYSIEIGVWDGNAEGWWKYHGWTKEQSPYFDHAMGTGPYKLVEWDHAQQRITLERFDDYWRGPAPIRRVIIQGIDEWSTRRAMLETGDADIAYVPAQYLDVVLSMDGLTVIPGTPEVSITSLGFNWQVDPESPYIGSGQLDGNGIPPDFFEDHNVRLGFAYAFDYDGMINEVLNGLGEKVPTALPTGFLGYSEDLPTYELDLQKAENYFKRAYKGRLWQTGFKMTILYNTGNDSRRVSAEILRDNLAKINPRFQVEVRGVQWPTYLDERENMMLPVYIIGWVADFPDPHNFIFTYYHSEGDYGGYYGDNFAEFASLPRPEFGGKSLNKMIEDAALESDPAVREQMYIDIQEFVFDYALVLPLYQPQGLRVHRSWLKGWINNPIWPGDYYYNYTKVE
- a CDS encoding ABC transporter ATP-binding protein; this translates as MKDNNSEPILRVNNLHVHFKTEDGIIKAVNGASFELYPGETLAIVGESGSGKTVTALSTIRLLDENGWIAEGEIKYKDTDVLSLSDNHLRRIRGKEISMIFQEPMTALNPVYTVGEQIMESLELHLNMNEKEGKKRAIDLLRKVGIPEPERRIDQYPHELSGGMRQRAMIAMALACNPSILIADEPTTALDVTIQAQILELMKDLQNEFKMSIIFITHDLGVIAEMADRALVMYGGEVVESGEIKTIFKRPRHPYTWGLMNSIPRIDKEEERLLSIPGVVPNPLNFPKGCKFSNRCFFADQKCVDEDPNLEEVEPRHFSRCWHIDKLLDEMNKVKEGEV